A stretch of DNA from Vicinamibacteria bacterium:
CATGGCCCGAGTCGGGGACCCGCTCGAAACGTGAAACTGCGCCATCGGTCGATAGAACTTCTCTTTCACGATCTCGTTGATCTCGTTCTGTCGCTCGTCTTTCACGATACCGACGATCGTGATCCACGGCCGATCGGGCCCGCCCATGCGAAAGCGCTTTCCGATGGCGCTCTCTCCGGGCCAGTAGATGTTGGCCATGGTTTGGTTGATGACCACGACCTGGACCGTCTCGGCGCGATCTTCCCGACCGATTCCTCGCCCCTCTGCGAGCTGGACTCCCATCGCCTCGAAGTACCCCTCCGAGACCACCTGCCAGTCCCCCTTCGGGTTGTCTCCAGGGCGCGGCTCCCGACCCTCGATCACGATGCTCCAATCGCCCATGGTCGAGGTGAGCGGCAGGAGACGCACCGCACCCGCGTGCTGGACGCCCGAGATGGATCGGACTTTCTCGAGGAGCTCGTTGTAGAAACGAACGACATCCATGGGATCGGGGTAGGTTGGTTGCGGCAGGGACAGTCGGAAGGTAAGCACGTTCGACGCATCGAACCCGGGCTCGATCTTCCTTAGCTCCCAAAAACTCCGAAGTGTAAGCCCGGCGCCGATGAGAAGAACCACGGCCAGCCCGAGCTCGCTCACGACCAGCGCTCGCCGAAGCCACTGCCTCCTCGCGCCGACCGTCGAGCCATGGCTGCCCTCCTTGAACGCGTCCGCAATATCGAGCCGGGAGGCCCTCAGGGCAGGCACCAGGCCGAAGAGGACGCCGGTGGCGACCGAAACTGCGAGAGTGAAGAGAAGGACGGTACCGTCCACCCCCACTTCGGCAACCCGCGGAACGCTTCCCGGGCTCCATGCCCTCAGGACGACCGTTCCCCCGTAGGCGAGAGCCAACCCGAGCGCGCCCCCGAGGCAGGCGAGCACGATGCTCTCGATGAGAAGCTGTTGCACGAGCCGACGGCGAGAAGCGCCGAGCGCGGTCCGAACGGCAATCTCCCGCTGTCGGGCGTCGGCGCGTGCGAGTAGCAAGTTCGCGACGTTCGCGCACGCGATGAGGAGCAGAAACCCGACCGCGACGAGCAGAACCACCAGAGCCGGACGGATGCTGCCGGTGACTTCGTCCGCCACGGTGACGGCAAACGCTTCGAAACGCATTTGAGGCGGATAGAGGCCTTCTTCCGTCAGTTGCGCGGTGATCGCTTTCAAATCGGCCGTGGCTTGCGCGACACTCACACCCGGAGTCAGGCGGGCCGCGGCGAACAGCCCATGGCTTCCGCGGGAAAGGTTTTGTCGATCGATGGCGAGGGGAACCCAAAGCTCGGTCGAGCCCTCTTCCTGATAGTCGAGTGGAAGCTTGAAGCTTCGGGGCATGACGCCCACGACGGTTCGCCGATGGCCGTCGACCTCGACGCTGCGCCCCACGATATCGGCACGGCCGCCGTAACGCCTTTGCCAGAGGGTCCAGCCCAGAATGGCCACCGCGTCGTTTCCCGGCCTGTCCTCCTCGGGCGTGAACGCGCGCCCGAGGAAGGGACTGACCCCGAGAGCGGGAAACAGCCCCTCGGTGACGGCAGCCGCGGCAACCCGCTCGGGCTCTCCCTCCCCGGTGAGATTGACGCTGCGGCTCGACCAGGCGCCGATCCGGGAGAGCGTCTTTGCCCTTTCTTCGTAGTCGAGCAGCTCGGCGTTCGAGACCCACGTTTTGTCCCAACCTTGCCACCGACTCCAGACCATCACCACGCGGTCAGGGTCCTCGTAGGCCAGGGGCGACAAAAGAATCGCCTTGATGACTCCAAAAATGGCCGTATTCGCGCCGATACCGAGGCCGAGCGTCCCCACGACGACGAACGTGAACGACGGCTTCTTCGAAAGCGACC
This window harbors:
- a CDS encoding ABC transporter permease — translated: MTSILQELKYALRSLSKKPSFTFVVVGTLGLGIGANTAIFGVIKAILLSPLAYEDPDRVVMVWSRWQGWDKTWVSNAELLDYEERAKTLSRIGAWSSRSVNLTGEGEPERVAAAAVTEGLFPALGVSPFLGRAFTPEEDRPGNDAVAILGWTLWQRRYGGRADIVGRSVEVDGHRRTVVGVMPRSFKLPLDYQEEGSTELWVPLAIDRQNLSRGSHGLFAAARLTPGVSVAQATADLKAITAQLTEEGLYPPQMRFEAFAVTVADEVTGSIRPALVVLLVAVGFLLLIACANVANLLLARADARQREIAVRTALGASRRRLVQQLLIESIVLACLGGALGLALAYGGTVVLRAWSPGSVPRVAEVGVDGTVLLFTLAVSVATGVLFGLVPALRASRLDIADAFKEGSHGSTVGARRQWLRRALVVSELGLAVVLLIGAGLTLRSFWELRKIEPGFDASNVLTFRLSLPQPTYPDPMDVVRFYNELLEKVRSISGVQHAGAVRLLPLTSTMGDWSIVIEGREPRPGDNPKGDWQVVSEGYFEAMGVQLAEGRGIGREDRAETVQVVVINQTMANIYWPGESAIGKRFRMGGPDRPWITIVGIVKDERQNEINEIVKEKFYRPMAQFHVSSGSPTRAMTLVVKTAADPSSVLVPIRDTIRSLDPNVPVYDVQTMEDVVSASVSEPRFTLMLLGLFACVSLILASVGIYGVLSYLVGQRTHEIGIRMALGAGAGAVLRMVLKQAALLALAGVVLGVALALGLTRLMTGLLYGVRPTDPLTFSGIVVVLVSVALVASYAPARRAARVDPMRALRTE